A DNA window from Mucilaginibacter xinganensis contains the following coding sequences:
- a CDS encoding S9 family peptidase: MLNNFRVLLYVFVIAALSACEQQVTPIPVIDFFRTPEKINYRISPDGKYISYLKPFKDKQNLFIQSLEGGKEEMATNFTDYSIRGDYFWTYNNEIVFFQDIIASDEIRMFALDVSTLKSQIIISPKKVRISMIGRNKLEPDIISIRMNKRDSANFDVYRLNIKTKELTPYLVNPGNITQWYPDADGKIRLVRASDGVDETILYRPNDSAPFKGIIANNFKTSVKPIAFTGNGNNFLALSNVNRDKTALVEINAENGKEVKVIFSSSYADIQDYQYSRNRRKIELVAWDAAKPQKHFLDPEIKRIYNKLSAELKGTQIDITDRDSAENKFIFFTYTDRNPGSYYLYEKSTAKLTKLGDINPNIKPDELCAMQPVSFKAGDGMKINGYLTLPQGSTKTDLPVVVMPHDGPFSHNWWGYNPEVQFLANRGYAVFQVNYRGSTGFGKAFYSAGFKEVGGKMQQDITDGVNWLIENKIANPKRVAIFGGGFGGFSALYGLSFHPGMYNCAIVQHGLINFFTYIKDAPPYLKPLVQMTYERVGNPETDASQLRTISPVFNIRKIRAPLLIFQGARDDRANISELNRFVRELQKQNGNDNVKYFLKPRERTFFRSQANRMEMYAEIEKFLDENMREKP; the protein is encoded by the coding sequence ATGTTAAATAATTTCAGAGTATTACTGTATGTTTTTGTTATAGCTGCATTAAGTGCCTGTGAGCAACAAGTAACGCCTATTCCTGTAATTGATTTCTTCAGAACGCCCGAAAAAATCAATTACAGGATATCGCCCGATGGTAAATATATTTCATATTTAAAGCCGTTTAAGGACAAACAGAACCTTTTTATCCAATCCCTGGAAGGTGGAAAGGAGGAAATGGCTACCAACTTTACCGATTATTCCATAAGAGGCGATTATTTCTGGACCTATAATAATGAGATCGTTTTTTTTCAGGACATTATTGCAAGTGATGAAATACGAATGTTCGCACTTGATGTTTCCACGTTAAAATCACAAATAATTATTTCCCCTAAAAAAGTGCGCATCTCAATGATAGGGCGGAACAAGCTTGAGCCGGACATCATATCTATCAGGATGAATAAACGCGACTCGGCAAATTTTGATGTTTACCGCCTTAATATTAAGACTAAAGAATTAACCCCTTATTTGGTGAATCCGGGTAATATAACACAATGGTACCCCGACGCTGATGGCAAGATCAGGCTGGTGAGGGCGTCAGACGGGGTGGATGAAACTATACTTTACAGGCCAAATGACAGTGCTCCGTTTAAAGGCATTATTGCAAACAATTTTAAAACCTCGGTAAAGCCAATAGCTTTTACGGGTAACGGAAATAACTTCCTGGCGCTTTCTAATGTAAATCGGGATAAAACAGCCCTTGTTGAAATTAACGCTGAAAATGGAAAAGAAGTTAAAGTAATATTTTCCTCCTCCTATGCGGATATCCAGGATTACCAGTATTCAAGAAACAGGCGTAAAATTGAGCTGGTGGCGTGGGATGCCGCAAAACCGCAGAAACATTTTTTAGACCCGGAAATTAAACGCATTTACAATAAGCTGTCAGCTGAGCTCAAAGGCACCCAGATAGACATAACGGACAGGGACAGTGCAGAAAACAAGTTTATTTTTTTCACCTATACCGACCGGAATCCGGGATCGTACTACCTGTACGAAAAAAGCACGGCCAAATTAACTAAGCTGGGCGATATCAATCCGAACATTAAGCCTGATGAACTTTGTGCTATGCAACCTGTATCCTTTAAAGCCGGCGATGGCATGAAGATAAATGGCTACCTAACGCTTCCGCAAGGCTCAACAAAAACCGACCTGCCGGTAGTGGTTATGCCACACGACGGGCCATTTAGCCATAACTGGTGGGGCTATAACCCCGAAGTGCAGTTTTTGGCAAATCGCGGGTACGCGGTTTTCCAGGTTAATTACCGGGGATCAACCGGTTTTGGGAAAGCATTTTACAGTGCCGGATTTAAAGAAGTCGGTGGAAAAATGCAGCAGGATATTACTGACGGCGTAAATTGGCTGATTGAAAATAAAATTGCGAACCCTAAAAGGGTAGCCATTTTCGGCGGTGGTTTTGGCGGCTTCTCGGCTTTATATGGCTTGTCTTTTCATCCGGGCATGTATAACTGCGCTATAGTGCAGCACGGACTGATAAATTTTTTTACGTACATAAAAGATGCACCGCCTTACCTGAAACCTTTGGTACAAATGACGTATGAAAGGGTGGGTAATCCTGAAACTGACGCCAGCCAGCTAAGAACAATATCTCCTGTTTTCAACATTCGCAAGATCAGGGCACCGCTCTTAATATTCCAGGGAGCACGGGATGATCGTGCAAACATCAGCGAACTTAACCGGTTTGTTCGCGAGCTTCAAAAACAAAACGGCAACGATAATGTTAAATACTTTTTAAAGCCAAGGGAACGTACTTTTTTCAGGAGCCAGGCAAACAGGATGGAGATGTATGCTGAAATTGAAAAGTTCCTTGATGAAAATATGCGGGAGAAACCATAA
- a CDS encoding tetratricopeptide repeat protein, which produces MKQIFLCFLLMLLVGPELYAQDNDLLLAKQYAANGEPQKALDIYQKLYRQNNEAYFTVYVNSLLAEKKFDDAVNITKKMIRKHPEDHQYNIVLGAAYTQQGSIEKANAIYDDLIKNLPADQGKIAILASQFYQNANVDYAIKIFLQGRKLLQNNQIFSYELINLYRYKRDKAALVEEYLNFLPSNPPFITQAENTMSNLFEGQADYDILKTALLKKIQKDPQQTLYPELLTWQFLQQKQFDMALNQALALSRRQNDDGNNVFELCSTLTANEAYDAAIRGYEYLVSKGKEQPLYIPSKIELINTKNSRITSGKYVKEDLLSLEKDYNDLLTEFGKNSNTAFAMQKLASLQAFRLHKLADAQKLLEETVKIPGIQPGLLASCKLDLGDVTLLNNQPWDATLLYSQVEKDFPNTSISQDAKYRNAKLAYYTGDFTWARGQLDVLKAATSQLIANDALNLSLLISDNIAADSSGSALKVYARADLQIFAGQPEKALATLDSIDAKYPGNSLADDILMARARLFIQQKDYTMAIPLLKKIAEEHSFDLWADDAVFMLGDIYENQLQDKEKAKMYYQKIITDYAGSLYINEARKRFRLLRGDKNEAAS; this is translated from the coding sequence ATGAAGCAAATATTTCTGTGTTTTTTGTTGATGTTATTAGTTGGCCCGGAGCTATATGCCCAGGACAATGATTTGCTGCTGGCAAAGCAATATGCTGCCAATGGGGAGCCTCAAAAAGCGCTTGACATTTACCAGAAATTATACAGGCAAAACAACGAAGCTTATTTCACCGTGTATGTGAACAGCCTATTAGCTGAAAAGAAATTTGACGACGCTGTTAACATCACAAAAAAAATGATCCGGAAGCATCCCGAAGATCATCAATATAATATAGTGCTGGGGGCAGCATATACGCAGCAGGGTTCTATTGAAAAGGCAAATGCAATATATGATGACCTGATCAAAAATCTCCCTGCCGACCAGGGAAAGATAGCCATACTTGCCTCGCAATTTTACCAGAATGCAAATGTTGATTATGCAATAAAGATTTTTCTGCAAGGGCGTAAGCTGTTGCAAAACAATCAAATATTTTCTTACGAGTTAATAAATCTATACCGTTATAAAAGGGACAAAGCTGCTTTGGTTGAGGAATATCTTAACTTTTTACCGTCAAATCCTCCATTTATTACACAGGCCGAAAATACCATGTCGAATTTATTTGAGGGCCAGGCCGACTATGATATTCTGAAAACGGCATTGCTGAAAAAAATTCAGAAAGATCCACAGCAAACGCTATATCCGGAACTGCTTACCTGGCAATTTTTGCAGCAAAAGCAATTTGATATGGCATTGAACCAGGCACTTGCACTAAGCAGGCGGCAAAATGACGATGGAAATAATGTTTTTGAACTGTGCAGCACACTTACGGCCAATGAGGCTTATGACGCAGCCATAAGAGGCTACGAATACCTGGTTAGCAAAGGGAAGGAACAGCCTTTATATATCCCTTCAAAAATTGAGTTAATAAACACAAAAAATTCACGGATAACATCGGGTAAATATGTTAAGGAGGATCTTTTAAGCCTTGAAAAAGATTATAATGACCTGTTAACTGAATTTGGAAAAAATTCAAACACGGCGTTTGCCATGCAAAAATTAGCCAGCCTGCAGGCGTTTAGGCTGCACAAGCTGGCCGATGCACAAAAGTTACTGGAAGAGACGGTTAAAATTCCGGGTATCCAGCCAGGCTTGCTTGCCAGTTGTAAGCTTGATCTGGGCGATGTTACGCTGTTAAATAATCAGCCCTGGGATGCAACGTTACTTTACAGCCAGGTTGAAAAAGATTTTCCAAACACATCAATAAGCCAGGACGCAAAATACCGTAATGCTAAACTTGCTTATTACACCGGCGATTTTACCTGGGCCAGGGGGCAGCTTGATGTATTAAAAGCGGCAACGTCACAATTGATTGCCAATGATGCGTTAAATTTATCGTTGCTGATTTCTGATAACATTGCGGCCGACAGCAGCGGATCGGCATTGAAAGTTTATGCACGGGCAGATCTGCAAATATTTGCCGGACAGCCTGAAAAAGCTTTAGCTACATTGGATAGTATTGATGCTAAATACCCCGGAAATTCACTTGCCGACGATATTTTAATGGCCAGGGCCCGGCTGTTTATCCAGCAAAAGGACTACACAATGGCCATACCTCTTTTGAAAAAGATTGCCGAAGAGCATAGTTTTGATCTTTGGGCAGATGATGCTGTATTTATGTTGGGCGATATTTATGAAAACCAATTGCAGGATAAAGAAAAAGCTAAAATGTATTACCAGAAGATAATTACCGATTATGCGGGCAGCCTTTACATAAACGAAGCCCGCAAAAGGTTCAGGCTATTAAGAGGAGATAAGAACGAAGCGGCCTCATAA
- a CDS encoding DUF4286 family protein, translating to MIIFNDTVIVDETIHQKWLNWMQKVYIPAVMETGHFKSYQVLTVIDSPNEGVTYCVQYSAETIEDFNHFYSKHLHRLQDIHNQEFENQFVIFNTLMKTVD from the coding sequence ATGATCATATTTAACGATACCGTAATTGTGGATGAAACTATCCACCAAAAATGGCTTAACTGGATGCAGAAGGTATATATTCCTGCAGTAATGGAAACCGGGCATTTTAAATCATACCAGGTGTTAACTGTTATTGATTCGCCAAACGAGGGGGTAACTTACTGCGTGCAGTATAGCGCTGAAACCATTGAGGATTTTAACCATTTCTACAGTAAACATCTGCATAGGCTTCAGGATATCCACAATCAGGAGTTTGAAAATCAGTTTGTGATTTTTAACACCCTTATGAAAACCGTTGACTAA